Part of the Toxotes jaculatrix isolate fToxJac2 chromosome 1, fToxJac2.pri, whole genome shotgun sequence genome, GAGGTTTCATGTTCAGTCCATCACCTGAAGGTTAGTTTTCCTCACGTAGAGTCAAATTATTCCTCTGTTGCCGTGCAGGATACAACGTCAGTAAtgtccacagaagaactgaagCCGATCCAAATAAGGCATCAAGACATttgtacaaaaaataaaactaattttgCTAGCAAACATTTTACAAAGGCTGACTGAGCAAACATTTTGTTCCctgacaaaacattaaaaaactacaaaaagtttttttattgtaaaggGTGATGCCTTTTGCACGCTTCTCAATTCCTTCTCTCTGTAATAAAacttaaataattcaaaatgaCTTTCCATGTAATTCGGTCTTTGCAgccagacaggaaacagagtaGATGTGATGTCCTGTAAGGCGTCTTTACCGAAGCAGCGGATGGCGGTTTAGTCTCTTCGTCATCTGATGTCTCCTCTTGAGAGCCAGGTCTCACTAATTCTGGGAATGAGCACAAATGTTCAAAATACAAATAACATGCTTTGTGCATGAAAGGTGTAAAAGAGATCATTAAATGGAGAAATCCTTAAAGACACAGTGAACGTGGTGGAAGGGAAGGTTGTCAGGTACAGGTCGGGGTTTTCATCCAGGCAGTTTGATCATGAGTAATCTGATAATAATTTCCACTTCCATGTCAGACAATAACACTGTAACTTCTCTGCAACTGAAACCACATTCATCTAGTTTAAACTGGAGGAGAGATTCTCTGCGAGCACACGGTGAATATCAGCTCAGCAAAAGGTTTGTTTTGTGAGTGAACTTGTGCAGACGCAGAGGAAAACACATACTGTCCCAGAAGAAATCAGTGTGGCTGTGCAGCGTTATTGCTTTGTGTACAATACTGCACAATACAGGCAAGATGCAGAACTATTATCATAAGCCGATGTGATTGGACGGGGCTGACTTCATTTCATGCAGCTGAGTCAAATTTCCTGCTTATTCCGTCTGTATATGGATTCATTTTTGAGCCATTACTGGAACTTTGGATTCGTTTTTGACgtcatattttcacacacacaaacttaacctAAACACAACCTCCTcagaaaaaatgtattttctgcattttaagcTTTACCACTGTCTAATGCTCCGATACATCGCACTCAAACCCAGGGGTCATCACTCTCCTTCTGAAGGTCAGTGTATGAAGCTTCGTACAGAAAACAACTCAGTGAAATAGGTTTTAATTCTATTTGAATTTTCGATGCGATTTCTGTGAGGGACTCTGATTctgtctgatgttttgtttctgtgtttcaggacCAAACATTAAATCCACTTGCTCCTGAATTCTCCTTTTTCATCTTCACTGATATTttcaaacatctttgtttttgcacTTTTACTTCCTGTAAGAGAAAATTTAAATTTcccatgaaaacatttaaaggagGAAATCTTGTCACAATCATTACAAAACTTTTTAGAAAGTTAAAGAACAGGAGAATAATAACTTTACCTCCTTAAAATTGGCAAATTAGATTAGAATTAATATTGGCCCTGAAAGTGATAACACACTTTTAAGCAATTATTGCTTGACACTGATGATCTGACTGGTAACTTGTTCTGTACCTCTGTGGTTCATCCTCTGACACTAATCCAATAAATGGAGAAGCAGGACCATCAGTAACTGATGATCTGCATTCTGGTGCTCGTTTCATGAAACATCTGGAGCCGGTGTTTCCTCTGACGCAGTACTTGAGTCCTGGTTCAGGTTCTTGTTGGTGCCCAGAGCGGAGGcctgctccagcagctggagcaggtgACTGTCCTCAGCCATATCTGCTGGTGACAGACCCTCAGACTGGGTCAGGCCCAACCCCGGAGACACCACCTGGACTACAGGTGCCGAAAGAGTCCGTGGGACCCCACAGGAGGATGGGTCAGCACTGACGGCTGCAGAGGAGTCGTCTGTAAACGTCGGCAAGAGTGCGTCAGCAATCTGTGGAGCTGAGTGAGGTCCTGTGGCGACTGCTGGATCAGGCCACGTTTCATCCCTGTCCTGATCTGGCAGTGACGGCTGATCCGCTGTGATTCCACTGTGGCTCCCTGGAGGCTGATAAGGCGGGGGCCCCATCAGTGGGGAGCTGTCAGGAGTGAGCGGGACCTGGCTGTGGATGATGATGGGGTCTGGGGAAGGCAGTggggcctcctcctcctctgcagcgtCGAGATCCCTGGGGTCCTTAGAGGGGCTTTGGTCAGGGGATATGGAGTCAGGCTGGTGGGAGATGATGTGGAGGCTGAGGCCAGCTCTGGGAAACCCGCTGGCTGATGACAGCTTCCCTCTGGAGGGCTGGACTGGACTCAGCAGCACCGGCAGCTCCTGACCCAGAGGCTTACGAGGCAACTCCTCAGGCTTCCCTGAAAACAACCCAGGAGCATAAAGAATCATTAGATGACTGTGCACAGGTTTGTCATATGTGAACACGGAATGACTGAATTGTTCTTATTCTAGTTGGTTTATTCTTGAATcagatgttttcctgtttcatgtGATCTTGTTTGACATTAAACACATGAATCCGTTGATCAGTTTAACTGGTCAGTCAGTTCTGCGTGCAGCCGTTCACCTGGAGGAGGAAGGTCCAGCTTCATTTTTCGCAGCTCAGCCATGGAGGCCTGCAGCTGCTCGATGATCACGTCGTCGCTGTAGAAGAAAGTCTGAGCGATTCGCTCCTGCAGAAACTCCCTGAGCTCCTCCAGAGACATCTTCACCAGACGCTCTGcaccaaaacaagacaaacaaccTCTGATGTGTACTGGATCTGCATCATGCACCTCTCATGTTAAAGAGGAGGTGTGTTTGAATCAGTTGTGTAGGATTaggactgtgtttgttttgggtaTGAGTTGAGAGTAGAACTTATTTCAGGTTTCCAGCTCATTTTCTCCATAAACGGTTTTAACTGACCGTTGAAGCTCTTTAAATCTTTGATGGACCCAGAACGCTCCTGATTGAATCATGGGCACAAAAGATTAACAACTGTGTTAGAAAATATCTGCTTCCTTCATAAGGAGAGAAGTCAACTACGACTCCCAAGGTGCATTTCACTTAGAAATATCCAATCACAGAGCTTCAGATTCTGCAGTGTACCCCATGAACTGAGATCTGCAGCTAAACTCTGACACAGTTTAAACCAGTTCActctcagactcaggctcagttTTCTATGAATTCTGTAACTATGACCACACGAccacgacaacaacaacaacaacaacaacaacaagtgtTTTGAATTTGCTACAGCTCTGAATTAAACATTTGGAAGCAGCTGTCTGTCCCACTCCGCAGCTCTATCCAGGAAACTGTTTGAGATGATCAGACCAGAACCACACAGTTTAGCGCACGGGCACTTAGGAGGCGCACGATGTGAGTCTGATGTCCAAAGAGTTAAAACTGGCCCATGACTTTGAATTATTGGTGGCTGAATCCAAATGTCTGGACTTTCCCACAACTGCtctttggcttaaaaaaaaaaatcaaacaacagCTGAAAATCTTAAGTTAATTTAAATAGTTTGTTAAAAAGCTGAATTGATTGATGTTTGTGGTCTGAAACATTCAGTGTGATTGACAGCTTGAACAGATAATTTATCTTTTGATGGTGATGTAGTCGCCGTCTCCTTACTCCTGTGTATCTTCAGGATGGTGTAAGACATGGCGGTGAGcagcctctctccctccaggATGAAAACGTCCCACAGACGAAGGGTCAGGGTGAACGGAGTCTGAGgatcacaaacacaacagctcaTCATGTTACTGCCAGTTAGCTGAGTTTGTTTATGCCGGTGGTTTCACATACATGCAGTCCTCGTCCTGGCTGGAGTCAGGAGGTTTCTCTGGTTCTTTCCCAGACCTCAGAGGCCCACGGGCCCCTCTGAGCCGAGCGACTCAGCAGGACGGAGAAGTGCTGACAGCAGCCGAACCCTGCCAGACCAGCACCACAGGATTGTGGGCATGCATGGAGGAGACTAATAGCAGTTTTGCTTAACAGCTCTTAATGCTCTCTTCTAATGCAATGTCCCAGAGCTCAGATATCACCGGGACTTTTTCTGCTGAGATCATGTAAAATTATCTTTACAAACGCACTTTGACAAATTTCTTGTTTTGGTATTTCTTGGTAATAACGTGCTGGTGTGTTTTTAGGTTGTTCTTCCCAGTGATCACCTGTCAATCAGACGGCGCTGCCAGAAATGTGCAGTTTTGTGTCGATGAAGTTTCAGTAGGTGGCACTCTTTGCTCAGAGCTGGATTTCTTTGCTAACGCTAACCGTCTCCAGAGCTCTGCTGCTTTCCAAAGAAACCGGAAACGTTAAAGGTAACTCCTCCTGGGATTTTCTGAGGAAAGCTTTTCAAGGGACAGCAAACGTAAATGTTTCCATGAAACGCAGCCATTATAATCAGACACACAGGGACATAACTCACATGTGCTACATGCAGATTTCCATTTTACCTCTcgctttgtttcttttcacttGTGTCATTAGGCCAAATTTGATTTGGTCAGTTGACTTCGTGTCTTCGTGTCCATGCACTGCTCAGTGCTGTGATTTGAATCCCAGCGTGCTGAGGTTACAGGTCTACCTGTTACTGTGGGTCAGTGTCGGTCACTGTAACTGGACCCAGGTCAGAGAAACAGCTATGCTACAGCAGCTAACCCCCCTGCTTTTATAATGCAGAACGAACACAGCGCTGTGTGAGCAGGAGCTGATGATGACTCAGCAGGTGTTGAAATATCATCCATTCAAACTAATGTTCAAACTAACAGAGTTTAACAAGCGAGACGTGCAAACTTCCACCAATCCAGCTTCTTCTTTCCAAGTAGAAAACAAACGTAACAACGGGTCTGAGGAGATGTTTAAACTGACGCCGTATGGATTTTTGAAATTGCAGCGCACCCAAAGTAAGGTGCTCGAGGATAGGCTCAGACTTTTTCAGGTCTAAGTTCCTCACCCTGTcaataaaacactgcaggaaCCATTTAGTGCTGTAGATCCCTGCAGACATCTGTTCTCtgtcctgagagagagagagagagagagagagagagagagagagagagagagagagagagagagagaggatcagTAAACGTCTACAGGGCATCAAACTGCCTGAACATCACACTGAATGTCatcacactgcagagctgttgCTGCAGTGTTGTGTCTGTTATGAAACACTTGTGTAACTGTGACCTCACCAGATGTTTCTTCAGTTTGGGGATGAGTTTGGAAATAATCTGATCATGATGTGCCTGGTATCGCTGAAGTTTGGGAAACCCAGGAACAAAAAATCCttaaagcagagagacagacacttTTAAATCCCACGAACGTGGACCAGCAGCGCAGCCTGTAATCAGTTACACGGCCCTGCTGAGCCGAGGAGCACATTTATTTCTGCTTCATCTCAAAAACATGCGAGAAGCAGTTTGCATTTTCATGTTCAGATGAGCTCACTGTGACGTCTCACCGTGCATGGCGTGTTTCTGATTGGTCAGCAGCTGAGACAGGGCCCAGAAGGCGTCCTCCTCGTTCATGAACATGAGCAGCAGGGCGGCGATCTGACTCATGCCCTGGCAGTAGCTCACCTCCTGCAGGCGGCAGGACAGAGAGCAGCGCGGTGACGTTAATAAAGAAGGAAACGTGCAGagtagcatgttagcatgctaagatGCTAAACTAAGATAACGAACATGGTAAAAATGATAActgttaaacatcagcatgtgaaCAGTCAATCTAATTTTCTCATATTTTCAAGATTTAAACCATGTTGCACAAATCCTCAAACCTTTTGGATGCACTGATACAATAATGTGACACTAAAAGTCACCTGAAAACAGGCAGGTTGAAGCACAGAGTGAACCAGTACATTGACATATTACTGATATTACCTGAGGGTATAATTTATTTGTTCTGAATTAAATATCTGTAAATGatcacctctgtgtttttaatggtaACTCCAGTAAAAACACTGTTACTGAGAAATTCAGCAGCTTTGATTtcaaaatgatgaaataataatgtgctGCTCCCTGCAGCCTCTGAGGGCAGAGCAGATACAGATCAAATGGCTTTAACGacactgaacaaacagcagaaaaacataCTTTACTGTGGAAGCACACAATGAGCTGCACGCGGATAAAAAGCTAATCATAACTCTGCTGtgctgaggaaaagaaaactcaGAACTGAATCTAGATTTTTATCAGTTAAATCGAGTTAAAGAGgaattttaatgtttcatgtgATGGAAGAAAAACAGCTACTCACTGTGTTGTAGACTGAGTATGCAGAAAGAACATGGAAGAGGGACTGCTGCCTGTGGGGGGAGAGCAGGGGAGAGCgggggagagcagaggagagcgggggagggggggggggggcgtgacTTTTATTCTCTCAGTTTATTCAATCACAGGATTCTGAGGTTGTGTCTGAAAATGTTCAGGATCCTACAGAGTGTGAGAGAAGCTGGACTGTGACTcaaacagagaacacagagagaacacagagagaacccacagagagaacccacagagaacaCAGCTCCACTGCTGCTCCCTGTCTCTATAAAAAGGTTCCTTTTTTTGCTGAACCCTGTTAAATACTGAAACTGACTTTCCACTGCCGCTCCCGAGCAGGCCTGTGGTCTATTAAACTGTCAGTGACATCACTGTGTTACAGGATCAGGTTCCACAGGAACCCAGAACCATCCGCACACAGCCGGCCCACCTCGCACACTCAGTCCAGTTCACACCGAGGTCACAGAATCACAGGCTCGGCACAAACCGATCGACTTCATAACATGGAAATGAACAATGGATCAcagccaaaagtatgtggacacccgAGCACACCATGGGCATTGACGAGCCGCTTTGTCAGCCTCCACTCTTCGGGTTTCAGTCTTTCCACCCGATGCTGAACCTGGCGGCAGGGATTTGCTCATGTTCAGACACatgggtgtccacatacttttggccacaaCTGTatgttgtactgtactgtttcaCACGTAAAGGAAGAAGcagaacatttatttatttatactagCAAACTTTAAACTGACACTGAGTCAGTTTACTGACTTTATGACACGTGTtactgttaataataataataataataataataataatgagaagaagaagaagaacaactTAGACttacatgaaaataaacatatccTGCTTTAATCTGAATTATTATCTGTTCGTTCAGTAACGTGAGTCAGAGCCGTTCACcctgaacaaaacaaactacagaTGGAAAATCTGAGTGTGTGACACTGTGGAACTCACTTGACTCCAAAGCGATCCATGAACATGATGTGGTTTCGGAAGGTTCTGTTGATGTCCAGGTCGATCTGTTTGATCTCAGACGAGTAGACTCTGGCCTGCTCCTTCATTTtctgagaggaaaacagcagGTGAGTCAACATGGACGGGGTCGAGTAGGTAAGAGACACCTGTGACTGAGTGAAGTGGACAAAACATAAGAAATGAAATTTTCCTgattcaaaaacatgttttgattaAAGCCACTTGAGAAGAAACCGAGCTTTACTTTTACAAACAGTTTTCAAATGAAACTGGAGAAATGTTTTTATGATGAAAGTTGATACAACAGAagaatgttttggtttttcgaGCATATCTGAGAtcagtctctttctcctctctccctttaaACCTCAGATGTAGCAAAATAAATTGATATAACTTGAAGTAACTCGACAAAATGAGCTAAATTGATGTTTTAATTAAAGTTACagagaataaaataaacaggTCACGATTAATGTGCCCACACATGTATCACATATTAAATCTGACTGATTTCAGCATTTCCAAATCTCCATTACATTTGCATCGGCTTGTTTTTCCCTCACTGATCTAATCCAGTGATGTTTATGTTAATCCTGCCGGGTGTCGTGATGACAGGAGGATAAATGTGTGTCGGTTCAGACGTGGGATTTAAACGTCCATCTGCTGGGCAGGCTAATCAACTCCAGGCGCACACGACGTCAGGCCGGACCTTCAGTAGCTTCTTCCACATCCAGAGTTTTATCCTCGGGGGGTCTCAGTGTTTAAAGGTCACAGTTTTCAGCAGAGTGACGTTTCGTTATGTTGTTAGCAGCTTTATTTAATGGATGTTTAAATGTTATGGGAAACATCCTTCATCAACTGATTGTTCAgtgtataaaatgtcagaaaagaaGGTTTATATTGAGTCATAGAAACtcgagaagctggaaccagaatATTTATACCAGAATGTTTATACTTTACAATGACATAAACGATGAAGCACCAAAATAACTGCAGACAAGATTCTCTGATCATTTAATCCATGAAGAGGCCTGGTTGGTTTTTCATGGTGCCTGTGGACAGAACAACCCTGCCACGTACAGTGGGAGCAAACAGGAACTTTGCCCTGTAGAAGGTTGATCTGGGTGAATACAAACGCTGGAATTAGGgaaaactattttttaaaaagtgaaaaaataaaccGTCCAACAGCTGGACACATCAGCTGAGAAATAAAATCCTGGGTCACTGGGCCCAGTGGAACGGAGCATCTCTAAAGTCCTGCGCTCACGGTGGGAGGAATAAAAGCTTATTTGTCGAGAAATAGCACAAACAGTGAAGGTTCCTCAAAAACCACTGTGTCTTTTTGAAGATTATTTTTGACTGAAGTTAAATAAACAAGACACGACGTTTGAGGACAaatgttctttctcttttttcactttAGGCTGAGCTGGGCGTTCTGACAGTTAAATATCTGATAAATACACTGGccttcagtcattttttaacATAGACGCATAAAccaaacaaatgtttttgatAATAATGtctgaaatttgtttttgtgacagAGCCATCTCCTGAGTGAGTTAAACTATTTCTCTGCTGGATTATTCAGGAGATGCAGTTCCTAAATTACCACAAACATGTCTTTATAATAACTGTACTCATATGTCTCGTTACATATTGGCCAACACACGAGCTGCTAATTTATCGGTACATGTTCTCATCTAATCTCTAACATTTTCAGAGAATCCACTCATTTCAGAAAACACCTGCAGGCCGGATCACGTTATGAGCAGATACCTCATATTTGCCCTCGTTCTCCTTCTTCGTCCTCTCCACATCCAGCATCAGTGACCAGGCCCGGCCTCTGAGCTGCAGGGGAATGCCCTTGTACACTCGTTTCAccatctgacagcagagaaagaggaaaacgtAAACACTGAGTGAATAAGAAGCCAGGAGGTTTGGAGAGCTGACACTTTACAATGTGAGTCACTGGAAAGTTTAACCACCTACTGCTCGCCTACGACAGTATTCACAAGAACAAAGCAAAAGTTTTTCTCATTCGAGACAAATTCACTGATTCACAGTGAAGCAGGTTTGCTGAGTCGACGGCCGTGAACGGTGACGAGTGTTTCTCTTTACCTGTGTGGGTCAGATGGATTTAAAATGTCCTGATGTAAAGTTACGTGTGTGCAGCTCCAACAGCAACAAGACACGAGAAAATACCCAAAACTTTAACTTCAAGATCCAAAAACATTCTTTTTCTCTGTAGTTTCTATTTGTAGAGATATTTAATTTCAATTAGGGTGAAACTTCAATGAGCTGCTGGTTTATCAGATGAACGTTAGTCTGAACTCGTGCTTTGTTTCACATCGCTGTGACCTCATCActgctttctgtctgtggctctggcACAGGAGGATGACGTCCACTTTCCCAATCCCACGTAAAAAAACCCTCTGTTTTTTCAATCGAGGCATCAGCGATCACTGAACACAAAACCAGACCTGGGTCTGGAACCAGGCTGGATAAAcccccacattcacactcatgGTACAAAAGGTCGCATATTTGAAAGCTTCAAAACACCATGATGTTCTAATAACAGGTCTGTAGGTCCAAAAACACTTTTACTGAAAACTAGGAATGGAAGGAGAAATGCAGCATCCAGTGTTCCgtctcttttagctctggttttggtctctaccagctcctgagggaaatatctggctctttagctgctaaatgctccattttctcatcagcagctgctctctgacggtgtgtgtgtgctgacagacGAACACTGGGCCATAAACATGCTGCAAAACCAAAAGtaggagctaaaagaggctaaaaagctcAGCAGAGCTGTAGAGTTGCAGATAATCCTCAGTGGGTTTATAATTTGATCCAAAGAGTCGTTCAAACTATTTCCATCTCTAAGCGTCTCCTAGTTTGACTCATATTTTAGGGATTACGTAAAGCTGTGATCCAGAGTTAatcagagtgagtgagtgttaCAGGAGCCTCTGACCAACCAGAGACCAGCTCCCACTCGTCTGCAGCTCTCTGAACTCTCCGGCAGTGAAGTCATtttaaataacaacaataaatgtGTCTTCAGGCTCCACATGTCTCAGGTCTCAACACTCACCCTGTCACTGTTCTTGTATTTATCCCACTTCTTCACCATCTTCAGCCATTTCTCCGCTCGCTCTACTTCCAGCTGCTTCATCTGTGAAGGCGACACGGACCCGAGCAGGTGAACGAAAACCCAGCTGACAAACTGACACTGGTCTTTAGTTCCCAGTATGAGTGAAATCCACTGTCcatcattattaaaaaaaaaagatgacatgaGCTCTGTGACGTGTCCAGAGTCTGTCCTCTTTACCTTCTCCTCCTGTGCGGTCGGGGCTGGTAGTTCGTCCtcactggaaaaaataaaagtgaagaaCATTATTAGGAACAAACTGATAGAGATCGCTGCACGGCGCCACCAAGTGGAGGGAAACTGCTGTGGCCAGTGTGAAGAGTAACACAGGACGGACTCACTGCATGAAGCCGAAGCGGTCGATGACTTTGTAGATGCTGTAGTCGGCATCTTCCCAGGGGTCGATCTCCACGCCGCCCTGCctgccctgcacacacaaacacacacacacaaacacacaaaaacacacacacacacaaacacacacaagtgaaaAACAGTAAGAGTAAAGGAGAAGCAAATGTTCATCTTTTACTCCACCCACGTGTAGTTTATCGGTCCTGTGCAGGCAGCTGAAGCCTTA contains:
- the LOC121184929 gene encoding USP6 N-terminal-like protein, with product MKKDIETLIAEERADIILKYATGRQGGVEIDPWEDADYSIYKVIDRFGFMHEDELPAPTAQEEKMKQLEVERAEKWLKMVKKWDKYKNSDRMVKRVYKGIPLQLRGRAWSLMLDVERTKKENEGKYEKMKEQARVYSSEIKQIDLDINRTFRNHIMFMDRFGVKQQSLFHVLSAYSVYNTEVSYCQGMSQIAALLLMFMNEEDAFWALSQLLTNQKHAMHGFFVPGFPKLQRYQAHHDQIISKLIPKLKKHLDREQMSAGIYSTKWFLQCFIDRTPFTLTLRLWDVFILEGERLLTAMSYTILKIHRKRLVKMSLEELREFLQERIAQTFFYSDDVIIEQLQASMAELRKMKLDLPPPGKPEELPRKPLGQELPVLLSPVQPSRGKLSSASGFPRAGLSLHIISHQPDSISPDQSPSKDPRDLDAAEEEEAPLPSPDPIIIHSQVPLTPDSSPLMGPPPYQPPGSHSGITADQPSLPDQDRDETWPDPAVATGPHSAPQIADALLPTFTDDSSAAVSADPSSCGVPRTLSAPVVQVVSPGLGLTQSEGLSPADMAEDSHLLQLLEQASALGTNKNLNQDSSTASEETPAPDVS